Within Candidatus Eisenbacteria bacterium, the genomic segment CAAGATGGCGGAGGCGAACAAGGCCTTCGCTCATTACCGCTGGTAGCCCATCGACGGTAAAGGCCGGCCCCAGGGCCGGCCTGGATAGCGGCGCTCATGCGCCGACGTCTGGCGAAACGTCCGATGGCCACAAAAGACGCATCACCGCGCTTTCTAAGACGGAAAGGCAGGTGGTGACTTATCGCAGCACTCTAGAACCTGAAGGAAGACGAATCAGATGCCTCGGCAGTACCCGTTGGACCGATATCGCAATATCGGGATCATGGCCCACATCGACGCCGGCAAGACCACCTTGACCGAGCGCATCCTCTTCTATACGGGCCGCATCCACCGCGTGGGCGAGGTGCACGAAGGCGCCGCCACGATGGATTGGATGGATCAGGAGCGCGAGCGCGGGATCACGATCACCTCCGCCGCCACCACCTGCATGTGGCGCGACCACCGCGTCAATATCATCGATACCCCCGGGCACGTGGACTTCACCGTCGAAGTGGAGCGCAGCCTGCGCGTGCTCGACGGCGCGGTCGCCGTGTTCTGCGCCGTGGGCGGCGTGGAGCCGCAGTCCGAGACGGTGTGGCGCCAGGCCGACAAGTACAACGTTCCGCGCATCGCGTTCGTGAACAAGATGGACCGCGTCGGCGCCGACTTCGACAACGTCATCCGCATGATGGAAGGCCGCCTCGGCGCCAAGCCGGTGCCGATCCAGGTGCCGATGATCCTGGCCGAGCAGTTCCAGGGCGTGATCGACCTGGTGGACATGCAGGCGATCACCTACCACGAAGCGAGCCAGGGCACGACGTTCGACGTCCACGACATCCCGCGCGACCTGGTCGACATGGCCAATCGCGCGCGCTTCCACTTGCTGGAGACGGTGGCCGAGTTCGACGAGCAGCTGCTCGACGACTACCTCCACGAGAAGCCTTACACCGGCGATGATCTGCGGCGCGCGATCCGCTCGGGCACGCTGCAGGGACGCATCACGCCCGTGCTGTGCGGATCGGCGTTCAAGAACAAGGGCGTGCAGCGGCTGCTCGACGCGGTCGTGGAGTTCCTGCCCTCGCCGCTCGACAAGCCGCCGGTGCAGGGCCAGGACGCCCAGACCTTCGAGCACGTCACCCGCAAGCCGCAGGACGACGAGTACTTTTCCGCGCTGGCATTCAAGATCATGACCGACCCCTATGTGGGGAAGCTCACGTTCTTCCGCGTGTACTCCGGGACCGTGAACTCGGGCGACGGTGTGCTCAATCCGGCGACCGGGCGCCACGAGCGCATCGGCCGTCTGGTGCAGATGCACGCCAACAAGCGCGAAGAGGTGAGCGAGGTGTACGCCGGCGACATCGCGGCCGGCATCGGCTTCAAGAAGGTGACCACCGGCACGACGCTGTGCGATCCGAAGCATCCCATCGCGCTCGAGGCCATGCATTTCCCCGAGCCCGTCGTGGACGTCGCGATCGAGCCCAAGTCGAAGGCCGACGAAGAGAAGATGTCGAACGCGCTCGT encodes:
- the fusA gene encoding elongation factor G → MPRQYPLDRYRNIGIMAHIDAGKTTLTERILFYTGRIHRVGEVHEGAATMDWMDQERERGITITSAATTCMWRDHRVNIIDTPGHVDFTVEVERSLRVLDGAVAVFCAVGGVEPQSETVWRQADKYNVPRIAFVNKMDRVGADFDNVIRMMEGRLGAKPVPIQVPMILAEQFQGVIDLVDMQAITYHEASQGTTFDVHDIPRDLVDMANRARFHLLETVAEFDEQLLDDYLHEKPYTGDDLRRAIRSGTLQGRITPVLCGSAFKNKGVQRLLDAVVEFLPSPLDKPPVQGQDAQTFEHVTRKPQDDEYFSALAFKIMTDPYVGKLTFFRVYSGTVNSGDGVLNPATGRHERIGRLVQMHANKREEVSEVYAGDIAAGIGFKKVTTGTTLCDPKHPIALEAMHFPEPVVDVAIEPKSKADEEKMSNALVRLAEEDPTFRVRTDEETAQTVISGMGELHLEIIVDRMKREFNVQANVGKPQVAYRETISVPAQVRHRFVRQTGGKGMFADVILKVEPLEPGKGFVFENEVVGGAIPKEYIPAVEKGVEEAMRSGVLASYPVVDVQVTLLDGSYHEVDSSEMAFKIAASMAFKEACQKAKPRLLEPVMDVEVVVPEEYMGDIIGDLSSRRGRIGGMFTRSDARVIAASVPLAEMFGYATRMRSISQGRAVYSMQFSRYETLPQAVAEEIVAKVRG